AGCCATAAAGCTATCAGAAGTTTCTTTTTTCAAATTAGAAGCCAATTTAACACGACGTACCTCTCCAGGAATCATTTCAGAATGAACATCTTCCGAATAAAATAAAGGTGCTCTAAAACCACGCGCATAAGAGGCTCTGGAAATCCAACGTTCAGAAATATTGTAAAGTAAACTAGCACGAGGGTTAATTACGGTAATAGATTTTTCCAACAAGTTGGCATTTAAGTGTTCCATACGCAAACCTGCAAGTACTTTAAACTGAGGTACTATCTTCCAATCTGCTTGAGAAAAAACACCTAAACTTTTAACATCTTGATTAACTGACAAAACATTGGCTCTTAATCTTTTTTCAGAAATATCATCTTTTTTTAATTCTACCCCCGAAGTAAGCAAAAAGGTCCCGTTATTTGTATCAAAATGAGCGGTATGCTGCCCACCAAGTACAAATATTTTCTGTTTGGTAATTCCGTAACCCTCAGGGTCTTTTCCTGCTCCGTAGTAATTATCAGAATCAGTAGCTTGTACATTAGCATAGGTTACGAATTTGTGCTTGTAATCACGTGTTAAGTACTCATAATTAAGATTTCCGCCAAGTAAATTTGTTTTTATGGACTCGGCAATATCTGCCTCGTGTTCGGGCAACTCCAAGGCGTTACCTCCACGACGTTTTTCATTTGATACGTTAAACTCCGCCTCAATTTTCTTTCTGCTGGTAATTTCGCTAAACAACTTTGTTCCGAAATTGATGTTTTGTAATTGTGTGAGTTCAGAAAAACCATCATTGTTAGCATCATAAGCATTTCTTTTTCTGTGCATTGCATAAAAACTCATTCCGTTATTAAAGTTGTCGCTAACTAAAGAACCATTAAATACAGAAACGAAATCTTTTGCCTGTCCTCCAATTAGATGATAGGTGGTTCCGCCTTGAAATTCGTTTTTAGTTGGATTTTTAGTAATAATGTTAATAGTACCTGCAATAGCATTCGACCCAAATAAAGCAGAACCTCCCCCACGAGTAACCTCTATTTGTTGTATCATACTGGTTGGAATTTGCTCCAATCCGTAGATACTATTAAGAGAACCAAATACAGGACGGCTATTGATTAGTATTTGCGAATAAGCACCTTCCAATCCGTTGATTCTCACTTGCGAAAATCCGCAGTTTTGACAGTTTACTTCCGTGCGTAACCCAGGTTGGAAAACAAGCCCCTCCATTAAGGTATTAGCACGAACCGAAGACAAAGTCTCAGCATTAGTAATACTTACCAAAACAGGAGCCTCTTTTCTGCTCATTTCGGTTTTGGTTGCTGTAACTACTACTTC
This genomic window from Capnocytophaga canimorsus contains:
- a CDS encoding TonB-dependent receptor — its product is MKFYTFLLLFSLSLAGFAQGGVVKGMVNSEKKSLEGASLVLENKDYKTGVASGKNGAFQLLAPAGRYTLKVSMLGYTAQEIKIEIQQGQTIEKDIELKEDVLGINEVVVTATKTEMSRKEAPVLVSITNAETLSSVRANTLMEGLVFQPGLRTEVNCQNCGFSQVRINGLEGAYSQILINSRPVFGSLNSIYGLEQIPTSMIQQIEVTRGGGSALFGSNAIAGTINIITKNPTKNEFQGGTTYHLIGGQAKDFVSVFNGSLVSDNFNNGMSFYAMHRKRNAYDANNDGFSELTQLQNINFGTKLFSEITSRKKIEAEFNVSNEKRRGGNALELPEHEADIAESIKTNLLGGNLNYEYLTRDYKHKFVTYANVQATDSDNYYGAGKDPEGYGITKQKIFVLGGQHTAHFDTNNGTFLLTSGVELKKDDISEKRLRANVLSVNQDVKSLGVFSQADWKIVPQFKVLAGLRMEHLNANLLEKSITVINPRASLLYNISERWISRASYARGFRAPLFYSEDVHSEMIPGEVRRVKLASNLKKETSDSFMASLEYNVTSQNQQLILMLEGFYTLLHNPFVYEDAGEENGLAIREKQNRDGALVKGVNLEVKYAPNSKWIMQLGATFQSGKFENKYEPEEGIETDKILRTPDIYGNFTATYKPSENWMINFSGVYTGAMDVPHLKGYITENRLERTKPMFDFGINTNYEIAINDSYKLDLSLGMKNLFNQYQKDFDKGAERDPAYIYGPSLPRTFFAGVKIKM